In Lentibacillus amyloliquefaciens, one DNA window encodes the following:
- the yabP gene encoding sporulation protein YabP, giving the protein MNHYEQPPINRTEVNHTVKIDNRKDLEITGVKEVDSFDNEEFLLETQMGYLIIRGQNLQLKNLDVHEGLVTIQGKVYELSYVDEHYQEKAKGFFSKLFK; this is encoded by the coding sequence ATGAATCATTATGAACAACCGCCCATTAACCGGACGGAGGTAAACCACACTGTTAAAATCGATAACCGGAAAGATCTGGAGATAACCGGTGTTAAGGAAGTTGACAGTTTTGACAATGAAGAATTTCTGCTTGAGACACAGATGGGCTATTTGATTATCCGCGGGCAGAACTTGCAATTGAAAAATTTAGATGTTCATGAAGGTCTCGTCACAATTCAAGGCAAAGTGTACGAGCTCTCCTATGTTGATGAACATTACCAGGAGAAGGCTAAAGGATTCTTTAGCAAGCTATTCAAATGA
- a CDS encoding RNA-binding S4 domain-containing protein, with amino-acid sequence MRLDKFLKVSRLIKRRTLAKEVAGQGRIIVNGSPAKASTVLTVGDELVIQFAQKVLTLEVTSLKDTTKKGEAENLYKVINEEKVN; translated from the coding sequence TTGCGTCTTGATAAATTTCTTAAAGTCTCCCGGCTCATCAAGCGCCGGACATTGGCAAAAGAGGTGGCCGGCCAGGGGCGCATTATTGTTAATGGCAGCCCTGCAAAGGCATCAACGGTATTGACGGTTGGCGATGAATTAGTGATTCAGTTTGCCCAGAAAGTTTTGACACTTGAAGTGACATCTTTAAAAGACACCACAAAAAAAGGTGAAGCGGAAAACTTATACAAGGTGATCAATGAAGAGAAAGTGAATTAG
- the mazG gene encoding nucleoside triphosphate pyrophosphohydrolase produces MGYTIEVIGLGSGDLDQLSLGIYKKLISGTSALYVRTADHPAIEQLEEEGVSFRAFDEIYESRAQFADVYQQITDTLMEKARHHKIVYAVPGHPMMAEQTIQLLLDQDEVPVEIIGGQSYLDALFTSLKIDPIDGFQFVDGTGFRRSQLNYGHHIVFCQVYDQFIASDIKLTLLEDLPPDYPVIIAEAAGSRREKITEVNLEELDHKFSGVNNLVSVYVPPAPEEVLHHTFAKLRQVISALRAPDGCPWDRAQTHETLREYAIEEVYELIEAIDSKDDDGIVEELGDILLQVMLHSQIGEDDGYFTIDDVIRSITDKMIHRHPHVFKDQSAETVEAVYKTWDTLKQEEKGDQRTSVLDGVPAGLPALAKAFKLQKKAAKVGFGWDDSQDIWHKFQEELEEVQEAISSKSLSELEKELGDVLFVLANISRYYKINPEIALSRTNEKFLSRFSYIETNLQEQGKDIREVSLDEMDAYWNQAKRNE; encoded by the coding sequence ATGGGTTATACAATCGAGGTTATCGGACTTGGCTCCGGTGATCTGGACCAATTATCACTAGGCATTTATAAAAAATTAATCAGCGGTACAAGTGCGTTATATGTGCGTACGGCTGATCATCCGGCCATTGAGCAACTGGAGGAGGAAGGTGTTTCGTTCCGAGCGTTTGATGAGATCTATGAGTCACGTGCGCAATTTGCGGATGTGTATCAGCAGATTACAGATACACTCATGGAAAAAGCCCGTCATCACAAGATCGTTTATGCTGTTCCTGGTCATCCGATGATGGCGGAACAAACGATCCAGCTATTATTGGACCAGGACGAGGTGCCGGTTGAGATTATTGGCGGGCAAAGCTACCTTGATGCACTTTTTACCTCCCTCAAAATCGATCCGATTGATGGCTTTCAATTTGTGGATGGAACCGGATTCAGGCGAAGCCAGCTCAATTACGGGCATCATATTGTATTCTGTCAGGTGTATGATCAGTTTATTGCCTCTGATATTAAATTGACGCTTCTGGAAGACTTGCCGCCGGATTACCCGGTAATAATTGCAGAGGCAGCCGGAAGCAGGCGGGAGAAAATTACTGAAGTGAATCTGGAAGAATTGGATCATAAGTTTTCCGGAGTTAACAATCTGGTTTCTGTTTATGTCCCCCCTGCACCGGAGGAGGTGCTCCATCATACATTTGCAAAACTTCGTCAGGTGATTAGCGCGCTAAGAGCACCGGATGGATGCCCTTGGGATCGTGCTCAGACTCATGAGACATTACGCGAGTATGCAATTGAAGAAGTCTATGAATTGATTGAAGCAATTGATTCGAAGGACGATGATGGGATTGTAGAAGAATTGGGTGATATACTGCTGCAGGTGATGCTGCACAGTCAGATTGGCGAAGATGACGGGTATTTTACAATAGATGATGTCATCCGTTCGATTACCGACAAAATGATCCACCGGCACCCGCATGTATTTAAAGATCAATCGGCTGAAACAGTTGAAGCTGTTTACAAAACGTGGGACACCCTGAAGCAGGAGGAAAAAGGGGATCAGCGCACCTCTGTGCTTGACGGTGTTCCGGCTGGTCTCCCGGCACTTGCAAAAGCTTTTAAGCTGCAGAAAAAAGCAGCCAAAGTCGGATTTGGCTGGGATGATAGTCAAGATATATGGCACAAGTTTCAGGAGGAATTGGAGGAAGTACAGGAGGCCATCAGTTCAAAATCGTTGTCTGAACTTGAAAAAGAACTGGGTGATGTATTATTTGTGTTAGCCAACATATCACGGTATTATAAAATAAATCCGGAAATTGCTCTCAGCCGGACAAATGAAAAGTTTCTGTCGAGGTTTTCCTATATTGAAACGAATCTGCAAGAACAAGGAAAAGATATCAGAGAAGTCAGTCTGGACGAGATGGATGCGTACTGGAATCAAGCAAAAAGAAATGAGTGA
- a CDS encoding putative polysaccharide biosynthesis protein produces the protein MDEKSVQRRKAFMMKESENNQLVKGALLLTLAGLISKLLSAGYRIPLQNLTGDMGFYVYQQVYPFLGIALMLALYGFPAAISKMTAEMGDQGKGLSLRNFYIPVFLLLVIICGSVCLFLFFNADNLAVWVGDPDLTLTYKLVAFIFLLIPFSALMRGMFQGRQLMQPTAYSQIGEQLTRVTLIIAAAVWIYLNQANIYTIGQAAAAAAFAGAVSAIVILLFFFRRYQPAAEGRFIIPWQYYVRTLFILGIAAALNHMVLIIIQFADTFTLIPSLQAYGLDKDEAMKAKGVFDRGQPLVQFGTVLGSSFALALIPVISAEKLKQRPAALTRSIRSAILISFYLAAGATVGLISIFPETNRLLFLDEDGTGPLRILAVSVFLSSIGITAASILQGLGYMKRTAVFIGATFFLKWIANQMLVPFWGIGGSAVATVLSLAVFTCLTVMQLRQKLPVLHLGKHMNWSAFVLSAAGMVSFLAAADYVTGTITSRTGLLVYVMCTAIMGAIIYLILLLRLKAFKEEELFMLPFAGVLIRIHKARDH, from the coding sequence ATGGATGAAAAATCGGTTCAGCGCAGAAAGGCGTTTATGATGAAAGAAAGCGAGAACAATCAATTGGTAAAAGGTGCTTTATTACTGACATTGGCGGGACTCATCAGCAAGCTGTTAAGTGCAGGTTATCGGATTCCGTTGCAGAACCTGACAGGCGATATGGGGTTTTATGTTTATCAGCAGGTCTATCCGTTCCTGGGCATCGCTCTGATGCTGGCATTATATGGTTTCCCTGCCGCTATCTCAAAGATGACGGCTGAAATGGGAGATCAAGGCAAAGGTCTTTCGCTACGAAACTTTTACATACCTGTTTTTCTGCTGCTGGTCATTATATGCGGCAGTGTCTGTTTGTTTCTGTTTTTCAATGCGGATAATTTAGCAGTATGGGTAGGGGATCCTGATTTAACACTCACATATAAACTGGTTGCATTTATCTTTTTGCTGATTCCATTTTCCGCTTTGATGCGCGGGATGTTTCAGGGAAGACAGCTTATGCAGCCGACAGCCTATTCCCAAATAGGTGAGCAGCTGACGCGGGTAACACTGATTATAGCAGCTGCTGTCTGGATATATTTAAATCAGGCAAATATCTATACAATTGGACAAGCAGCCGCAGCAGCTGCATTTGCCGGTGCAGTGAGTGCCATTGTCATTCTGCTATTTTTCTTCCGGCGCTATCAGCCGGCTGCAGAAGGAAGATTTATAATTCCCTGGCAATATTACGTGAGAACATTGTTCATTTTGGGAATTGCTGCGGCTTTAAATCACATGGTGTTAATCATTATTCAATTTGCCGATACGTTCACACTGATTCCGTCACTGCAGGCGTATGGACTCGATAAAGATGAGGCAATGAAGGCTAAAGGGGTCTTTGACCGCGGTCAGCCGCTAGTCCAGTTTGGTACTGTATTGGGGTCATCGTTTGCCTTAGCATTGATTCCGGTAATATCGGCTGAAAAATTAAAGCAACGTCCCGCCGCCCTTACGCGTTCTATTCGCAGTGCTATATTAATCAGTTTCTATTTGGCGGCTGGTGCGACTGTCGGCTTAATTTCGATTTTCCCGGAAACCAACCGACTGCTCTTCCTGGATGAAGATGGGACAGGACCGCTCAGAATATTGGCGGTGTCTGTGTTTCTCAGTTCCATCGGTATAACTGCCGCTTCCATTCTTCAGGGACTGGGTTATATGAAACGGACAGCCGTTTTTATCGGAGCCACTTTTTTTCTGAAATGGATTGCCAATCAAATGCTGGTACCTTTCTGGGGAATCGGCGGCAGTGCTGTGGCGACGGTTCTCAGTTTAGCTGTCTTTACTTGCTTGACCGTCATGCAATTAAGACAGAAGCTGCCTGTGCTTCACCTCGGGAAGCATATGAACTGGTCTGCTTTTGTCCTGTCAGCGGCGGGAATGGTCAGCTTTTTAGCGGCTGCAGATTATGTCACAGGAACCATCACCTCGAGAACGGGTTTATTGGTTTATGTCATGTGCACAGCGATTATGGGGGCAATCATATATTTAATACTGCTGCTGCGTCTGAAGGCTTTTAAAGAAGAAGAATTGTTCATGCTTCCTTTTGCCGGCGTTTTGATTCGAATTCATAAAGCGAGGGATCATTAA